AATAAAATAGTcgtttttttataaatttaaattaattttcaaCTTATTACACAAACCGACATTTTTTAACTTAAAACTACAAGCTCACTTGTGAGTTAGAAAAATCGACTCCAAGGTCCAAACAGGCTGTAAAACTGGTTACTGTTTTCTAATGTACCTTTTACATGAGAACTTTTAGATCCAAAAAAGGACATTCTAAGTAAGACATAATAAACAATTGAATTACTACTTCTGGCACCTCGGGATCACCTCTGAATTTCACTCAGAGCAAGCTTAATGTTGAGGTAAAAATGGGTGGTATTACTATGATATAACTTCAATGgagcaaaaatataaaatattgtaCTTCGATACTAAATATATATAATCAAGTATATATATTACTCGCTTTGTCACGTTTTTTTTTATTAATCAAATGGACTAATTTTGATCAAAAGTCATacattatttttataatatttaaaaagttaaaaattatatattaaaatgGATTAAATATAATATTCAATGATATTTTTTTTGTTCAGTTATAAAGTTATTAATAAATTTCGgtcaaattttaattaattttaccATATCCATGGGGAGGGAATGAGTACTATTTTGCCGCCTTGTGTACCCTAGATAAGGTACCTGGAATAtaatttatttgaataaatttaattttattttacatTTATGCATTATGCATTGAatcttttattttaaaaccacaaaataatttttgatttcaaattataaCAATAACTATTTTAACTCCACCATTAAACTTGTTTTATTAGTTATAGACCCCTACGACTAGTTTATACCTAGCTGGTAAGCTGCACTCACACTAGCAAAAAGTTGAACTAAAGTAGGAACTAAtccgaaattaataaaaatcgGTAAAAATTAAATCATAAAAAATAGAGCCAATCCAAAATCAAAAATTTGAGAAACCGCTCCAGTTCTCATTTTCCTGTTTCAATTTTAGCTTCTAACGAAATCGGAAAAATCGAACTGAACCCGATtatttaagtaaataaatatttcaTATAACTATATAAATTTTACAATTACAAAGCATATACATATTCAAAAATCAAAAGTAAAGATGGCAGAAACAGTGAAATATGTGTATTGAGTTGGGCTTTTATTTGCAAACCTGTTTCATCTTCAGGTTAACTATTTTTTTGTGGAGATTTCTGAATCATTTTACAGCTGCCAATTGTCATTTTTGCGTCTTTATTTCTGTTATATTCATGCCATGCATAAGACTTCAGGTACTGGTTTTAATTTTAACCAAAACCCGATCCGAACAAATGCTTGATTGCCGAGTTTTGCTTTCCCCTGCTCACAATATCATTGCTCTCCTCAATCACTTGTGCTTTCTTCTTTCTACTGATAGCCAGCCACAACTTTTAAAGCCTGGGTGATGTACATCTTATAAGAATTATACTGATTTATGTAAAATGTTAAACCAACTTTGGAACGAGAAATTATTATAAAAGTGCCTTGTTAGGTCAAAACTAATATCAAAGTTTCTTCCAGTACAGTTGGGGTTTGGCAGAACAAATTTGTTAATCAATGAACAAAAAACATTCTCAGGCTACTAGTGGCCTGGTGTCTCCACATTTTAATAACATACTAGGGAGTACACACAAAatttaaaagattataaaattaatctgtgATAGCATCTTCAATCAGATTAGAAGCTCTGATTGTATTTCCATATGTGAAATGAATCTCTAACTCGACATCATGGCATGACTCGCCTGGAGTGCTTCATTTGCAAAATAACGCACATCCACATCTGGGTCCTCGGCGAGTTCCACCAGAGCTGGACGGATAGTGTTTTCAACCACCTACATTGCATGAAAGCTTCAGTAAGAGTAGAGGGGGGGGGGGACGGTGATAGAAATAAAGGCAAGATGAACAATTTAACAAAGAATACAGAGACAGGGAAAAATAGGAAAGGAATAAAGATAGATCTGTAAGTGACAGTGACGCAAGTAAAGACAATATAAGCAGCTTaacaaagaaaaaaaaaagggaaaaaagtGAAAAAGAAGACAACTTACAGATTGATCCACAATAGGAATAAGGGATTGCAACACCTTTGCAACATTGAACTTGATATTGGGCACTCTTGAAATAACAATATTAAAATGTTAACAGTAACAATATTATAAATAACAATATTTACATATGATGAAAATTTTAAAGGAAACACTTCAAGATGACAATACCTGTCCTTGGACAAAGTCACAATCACAGGCAGCAACTTAGAACAAGTGATTTCTGAACCCATGACAGGAGCGAGTAGAGAAATTGCACGGAGGATAGTCATTCGATACAAGTAATGAGGGTTATTAATCATATCCAAAACCTGCACAAAGGGGGGAAAATTGAACAGGGACGTCCCCACTCCACAgatataataatattaattgtcATAATTGCATTTTATATTAAAAGAAAAAGGTGGACGGTAAATTCTATCAcgataaattaatatttaaattataatttgaTTGTTTTAACTTTTAAGCATAGTTGTCAAATACCAGGACTGTGATTTCAATTCAAATTGCACGTGTTAATTTTAAGGTTCAATGCAAATTCAGATTCTGCAGCTCTTTATCTCGAATTAGAACTGGCCAATTGATAATATTTAATGGACATCCATATATGATTATATAGTACAAGGAGCTGCTGGGAGAAAAAAACAAATTCTCTAAAATTAACTTTTGAGAAAAAATGATTATCGCAGTCATGACATGAAAGATAATGGCCAACCTCATGGACCTGAATTAATTTGAAGGACTTTATAAAGCTTCATAAAATCTCTTATTAAAAGATGTCAGAATTATAGTTTTAATCCATAAGACAAACCTGCGGAACAATATGCTGCATCGCCCATTCTGGACCAAATTCCTCTGCAAGACGCTTCAAGTTATTGGCAGCGGCATCTCGAATTGAGTAAACCTGCACCCAAGAAGAACATATTAATATGCTCAAAATATATTCCAACAAATTACTTAAAATTATGTATCTCACAAATAGATTCTTTAGGAGAAGTTGGAAAAAGGCTTCGATTTATGCTGGAATATATACAAAAGCTCTGTAAAAAGGACACAAAATTTGGGAGTGCAAAGCATTTACAAACATTACGAGATGTGGAAAAGAATATCAACAAACATTCTAATTCTTGCTAAACTTCTATACTCTAAAGGGGCATATGTGTGCAACTTCAAGTGTCTAATACTAATAGGCCTTTCCAAATGCAACGAGATGGATAATTTTTTTCAAGATATGAGCTACTGAAACCTGGCACTTTGAAACTGGTAATATACTAATGAAGAGTCCCATGTTCCAAATCTATTTCTAAACTATCAAATTTACCTGTATAAATTAACATGTCAGTTATCCCTAAAGAATATATACTACCACTAACTAAAAATCAACACAGAAACCATCTGGCTCAACATACCAAGTCTTATTTCAGGGACAGAAAATTTCACTGAAAATAACATGGGAAATAATTGACAAACTTGACATTCATACACAGGCCATGCAAATATTTTTAACTGCATATACAAcatttaaaaaaaagaaaaaggaaaaaaatgagGAAACTATGTTTTGCAACACTACTATTCCGTGAATAAGCAAAAATGCACCAACCTTATCCTGCAACCACTGCATACAGAGAGTACCTAGTTTATCATCAAAAAATCCTACCCCAAGCTGACTAGCCAATAGGGGTATATACTCAATAATTGCAAGTCGCACTCTCCAATGTCGATCCTCTGCAAGCTCAACAATTGCTGGTAAGAGAGATTGGGATAATAGATCTATTCCAATAACCTGCAAGGAATGGTAAATTTTAACTAGAGAAAAAATAAGCTGAATGGTGATATTCAACTGTAAAAATAATGAACTGTACAATAGAAATCTTAATTATTGTTTATGCTCCAGTATTCTCTAGTTGAGCAATTAGAGCTCAGAACAAGATAGGAGCAAAATTATTTTGTCTTCTGGAAAAGAATGTACTGGACCTCTGATCTTAAGCTGTAATTTTGTAAATATACAAGTCTTTAATGTGAACTTACTATCTGTGCCAGGAGGCTAGAAACTGTAATATGTATTTAAGTGTGTCTAAGGTACCTGGTTGACTTGATCCAGCTTGCTGATGATATTGAGACGCACATCAGGAAATTCATCCTTCAGAAGAGAAAGAAATATTGGAAGAAGCTGTTCAATTGTCGCCTCCTGCAATAGGCATCAAATAAGCTGCAATAGTCAACTTTCCTAAAGCTAACTAGCAATAAAAGCATTACTCATCAAGAACAATCACTCTAAAAAAACTGTCCATTAGATGAGCATATCAATAATAACAACTCTGTAAATCATTAGCTGCTAAAGACTTTGGCATATCTACCTGCATACTTGTAACTTTTTATCTACCATGTTTGGCATTCTACAAGAATAACGGATCTCCAAAGTGATACTATCTAAAATTTACTTTGCAGGTTCATTATTTAAATAACAGGGGAATTTGACGATGCAACTTCATGGATATTTCCATAGTTTACTAATCACAAGCATAAAAAGTTAAGTAACATATATCACCTAACTAAGAAGAGAAATCAATAACGATGGCTTCGCGGGAGTCAGCTAAAAGATACATACCTTTCCTAATACAGGAGCCATGCCCATTATAACGGAGGCCAGAGCAGATCTAACATGCTGAGAAGAATCAGAAGATAACTCCTACAAAATAATGTGGCTATTTAATACAACTGTTGAGACTAAAGGCCGTACAAGAACAGTTAATAGTGAAGACGAACAAGAATGGGGTTATGAAACATCACCTTCACACATGGAAGGATGTGCTGAATTGCTAGCTCGGGAATAAGAATTCTGCAGAACTTGGTGACTTTGCCAGCAGCAGCTATGCGTACTTCAGCTTCATTATCTCGAAGAAGTCGCACATATGCTGGAACTAATTCCGTCCTTCAAACATATACATGGTCATATATAGTCAATATTACATTACTTTTCTCTTAGGAAAAGATGAATATTTCATTAAGAATTTGAGGTTTGTGATGTTTACCCTTTTAAATAGTAAATTACTTCAACTTACTATATATTGTCAGATTCGTATTATATATATTTCAGTTTGCAAACTCTAATAAATGCATACAattctttatttttaaataatttaatcattaCTATGGCAGACCTTGAAGCAATTCGAAAAACTCGACTAACTAAAGAGTAAAGCATTCAAGTACAAGTTAACTAATTGTATCGTTAACATCTTTATGAGAACATATTGGGAAAAATAATCTTTTTAACCACTTAAGTTTTCGGATGGAGGTAATATTTCGCAATCAGAACATCAGATTCAGAGTCATTGATGCAAACCAAGTGTTGAAGGCAGCTAAGGTAAGAAGTAACTTTCAAGACCCCATAAAATGATTAAAAAAAACTGCCAAGAATGATAAATTTGAGGTAATGGACATTTCAGACAGCTTTACAGAATACAAACCTGGTAGGTTCAGGTCCCACAGCTTCACATAATTCATACAGCTGATTAGCAACCATGTAACGAACACGCCACGACTTATCCTGGTCAAGATCAGGAAGTTGATTAAATCAATTATCAATGATGCAGATATGTAACATTGTAGTACTTCTAAGCTTCATGAAGAAGTGTCTTGAAATGAAGTTAAGCTACAAATGGATTAATGTCAAAGAAAAAATACAGTACAGGCAATCTTAGACATTGTATCTTCCAAAAAGAACACTGTAATATCTTTGAAAATTAGTCTATTCTCATGCGAGGTATCACCTAGCACCGTTCAAGGACTGGACTTCATCAAGTGACCAACAGTAGGTTTCTAAAATACCTACCAAAAATTGTAGAGGGCATTTGCAAAGTACTTATTGTCATTAAGGCTTTACATTAAAGCATCATTACGCTTTCAAATATTAAAACTAAAAAAGGATAACTGCATTAATTTATTGTAAATTTGGTAGAATAATCTTCTGGTTTAGGGAGTAGATTATGAAGTGTAAAATGGATAACAAAGACTAAAATGTGCAACTAGAGGTTATTTTCTAAGGAGGGATGACATTTGCAGAAATTTTGAGATTAGGGAGAGGCAACTGTTTGAATATAGCAAACCTCGTGAGTAGCAATTCATAGGATAGTAAACAAGGTGTTGTATGATTAAATCAATCAAATAAGCAAATGCAGAAGTACAAAGCTGCACCTGGGAAAAGTTGACAATAACAGGAAGTATATGTGCTACACAATCTTGAGGCTCCAACAACTTTCCAAGAGCAGCACATCCTTCAACAGCTAGCAACCGAACAGAATCTTGATCTAATAGAAAAGGAATTTGAATTGTTATCTTGCAATTTAATGATAAATACAAATAAAAATCCAATAGATCAAACTCCCACGGCACTAAATCACAGATCCTAAGGTCTTACTAGAAGAACTAAAAAACCTTAAAGAGTGTCTGTTGGGACCACAACGGCGGATACGAAAGAAGAATACAATATAATTTTCCTTCATTAATTTAAGAGAACAAGAAAGACTCGATAACCATCAGTATAGTTAACTATGGTATGATCAGTTGATAAATGCATAATTGAAATACAATTATATATACTATACAGTATAGACCCGCCAATCTATTTATTTAAGCCTTTAACACCTTTCAGATAGTCATCCTGCTTACAGGCACATGAAATAGACACAGTCATCATATTTTAACAGCTCAGACCTATAGGTAAATCACAGAAACCTTAATCCTACATAATACACTTCCTTCGATAAGAATATTGCAGGACTAACATCATTGAAAAATGTGTTTTAAATCAAAAATCTAATTTATCAAACCCTCAGAATGTGCATTCTTCAATAGTTTTGCAAATTATACATCGAAATAGAAATTTAAAATTAGAATCCCCAAAGTGAATGCTTACCATCCTGGGTAAGTTCCTCAAATATTGACATTATATCAGTCTTGAGATGAGCAGGTTCGATGGTTGCAGCAAACTTTCCCAAATTTGTAGCAGCAGATCTCCTAACCATAGGCATGTCATCCTGACACAATTGACTGTATATTGATCGCAATTCAGTTTTCAACGTCTCTGGTGCACTGGGATATGCAATGTGAAACAATCCACAAGCAGAAACTCGAGCTGTAAACCATTCACCTGCTGCCAATCTCTGAAGGTACCAACTAAGCAAAGTTACAAATCACCAATTGACGGGAAAATAAAATCGATGTAAACAAGGTCAGAAACTCAAGTGAAAGCAATGCATAAAAAGAGCCAGAAACTACCAGAAAAGCTTGTTCTTTTCATCTAAGTGGGACCCAAAAAGTGTAGAGTATGTATCTAACAATGGGAGCTGATAGGACAGGCTGTAGGGAATAAATTTAGAACAGCAAATTATCATTCCTGCTCTATACATTGATTATCATACAATAAAAAACTTCTAAACTAGGTCTTTCAGTTACATACTATAATCTCTAGGAAAAAGAGAGTTTCATGTCCAACTTTAACAATATAAATCCTGCTCCCGAGTGTAAATAGTGAGGAAATCAAACGAAGGGGACTCAAGTGGGGTTAATTTAGCTCATGTCTGTAGGATGAATGGGAAGTAAAAGTGAACAAGGGCCTTTTAAATAgtttttaatttcaaattttatccGATATCCTGAATAATCTTAATTATTTCCACTGCTATCTTATCTACTTACTCATGCAAGTGAAAACACTAGTGAGTGTTTTTTTCTCTCCACCTCGTTTACTTTCATCTGAATCTCTCCTAAAAATTCAAGGGAGCAAGGTCTTACGTGACTTAACACCCTATCAGGAATATATGAAAACATAATATTTTCTCCCAAGGGATCACTTTGTCCCTAATAGTCCCTAGTAAGTAGTAACTCCCTTAAAAGATAATGAATGATCACCCACATTCCTAATGCCCCCACTCCAAACTCTTCAGAAGCGTGTAGGTATAGAAATTAGAAATAGGACAAGAAAATGAAAATTTCAGGATAgcttaaataattataaaatattaaatatgtaAAGAAGGGAAAAAGAAG
This genomic interval from Apium graveolens cultivar Ventura chromosome 8, ASM990537v1, whole genome shotgun sequence contains the following:
- the LOC141677168 gene encoding uncharacterized protein LOC141677168, encoding MSNVEEPLYPIAVLIDELKNDDIQLRLNSIRRLSTIARALGEERTRRELIPFLSENNDDDDEVLLAMAEELGVFIPYVGGVEHAHVLLPTLENLCTVEETCVRDKAVESLCRIGSQMRESDLNDSFVPLVKRLAAGEWFTARVSACGLFHIAYPSAPETLKTELRSIYSQLCQDDMPMVRRSAATNLGKFAATIEPAHLKTDIMSIFEELTQDDQDSVRLLAVEGCAALGKLLEPQDCVAHILPVIVNFSQDKSWRVRYMVANQLYELCEAVGPEPTRTELVPAYVRLLRDNEAEVRIAAAGKVTKFCRILIPELAIQHILPCVKELSSDSSQHVRSALASVIMGMAPVLGKEATIEQLLPIFLSLLKDEFPDVRLNIISKLDQVNQVIGIDLLSQSLLPAIVELAEDRHWRVRLAIIEYIPLLASQLGVGFFDDKLGTLCMQWLQDKVYSIRDAAANNLKRLAEEFGPEWAMQHIVPQVLDMINNPHYLYRMTILRAISLLAPVMGSEITCSKLLPVIVTLSKDRVPNIKFNVAKVLQSLIPIVDQSVVENTIRPALVELAEDPDVDVRYFANEALQASHAMMSS